A part of Streptomyces sp. NBC_01235 genomic DNA contains:
- a CDS encoding TraR/DksA family transcriptional regulator: MVAKKTAVQQSASGRSTSASGGAAKDVKAVNTVRSSAAGTKKAAPKKTVAKKAAAKNVVAEKAAAKKAVAPKTTAKKAVAQKTTAKKTTAKKVAAKKATRKTAAKKVGGAEGVAATSVGRKSTAKKVGAASAAEQTGATTVVAKKTPGTAMAAKTAVPQARLAAVEPGELAVRPGEEPWTPEEVEEARADLQSEQARLRAELASSETALAGLMRDSGDGAGDDQADTGTKNITREHELALAANAREMLIQTEHALERLDAGTYGLCENCGKAIGKARMQAFPRATLCVECKQKQERRY; the protein is encoded by the coding sequence ATGGTGGCGAAGAAGACCGCCGTACAGCAGTCGGCGTCCGGCAGGTCCACGAGTGCCTCCGGCGGCGCGGCCAAGGACGTCAAGGCCGTGAACACGGTGCGGTCGTCCGCCGCCGGGACGAAGAAGGCAGCGCCCAAGAAGACGGTGGCCAAGAAGGCGGCCGCGAAGAACGTGGTGGCCGAGAAGGCGGCCGCGAAGAAGGCGGTCGCTCCGAAGACGACTGCGAAGAAGGCGGTCGCTCAGAAGACGACTGCGAAGAAGACGACTGCGAAGAAGGTGGCCGCCAAGAAGGCCACCAGGAAGACGGCCGCCAAGAAGGTCGGCGGCGCCGAAGGCGTGGCTGCGACGAGTGTGGGCAGGAAGAGCACGGCCAAGAAGGTGGGCGCGGCCTCGGCCGCGGAGCAGACGGGAGCCACGACAGTGGTTGCGAAGAAGACTCCGGGTACGGCCATGGCGGCGAAGACCGCCGTCCCCCAGGCACGCCTCGCCGCGGTGGAGCCGGGCGAACTCGCGGTGCGCCCCGGCGAGGAGCCGTGGACGCCGGAGGAGGTCGAGGAGGCCCGAGCGGACCTGCAGTCGGAGCAGGCGCGGCTGCGAGCCGAGCTCGCCTCGTCCGAGACGGCCCTGGCGGGCCTGATGCGGGACTCGGGGGACGGCGCCGGCGACGACCAGGCGGACACCGGGACCAAGAACATCACGCGTGAGCACGAACTGGCGCTGGCCGCCAACGCGCGCGAGATGCTGATCCAGACCGAGCACGCCCTGGAACGGCTGGACGCCGGCACCTACGGCCTGTGCGAGAACTGCGGCAAAGCCATCGGCAAGGCCCGGATGCAGGCCTTCCCGCGGGCCACGCTGTGCGTCGAGTGCAAGCAGAAGCAGGAGCGCCGGTACTGA